Genomic window (Gadus chalcogrammus isolate NIFS_2021 chromosome 3, NIFS_Gcha_1.0, whole genome shotgun sequence):
acataaaaataaataaatgaaaaacactttAAGAGTATTTATTGAAATCTATTCATTTATATGTCCACCTTTCACAGATTAGATCATCACATTCTCAATATGGCAAGCCGCACACGAAGATACACTATCCTATTCATGTCTGGAATAATGTGCGTCCTTGTGCTGTATCAAACTGATACAATGGACAAACGGTTGTGGACTTCCTTCACTGAGAGTTCTTCTCAGTGGTGGTACTCGCTCCGGCTTGAGGGCTTGCGTCCGTGCACGTGCAATAGATGTGCAATGCATGATGACGATCCATGGTTTACGAAACGCTTCAACGCATCTCTCAATCCCTTTTTGACGCAGGACAACGCTCTCTCAGAGCATGATTTCAGATGGTGGaaggtaaatataaaaaatgttaGATAGTAACGATAACAAGAAATCAGGATTCAAAACGTTCACAAAATCCACATAAAATATATCATTAGGCAATTGCAAACTTCTCCTGCAACCGATAATTAATTATCCTCTTCTCTTCACATCAGACCTTGCCATATGGCAATAAGCCCTTTCTCAGCTACAGAGTGGCCGAGCTGAAGGTGTTTGAGATTTTTCCAGAACAGGAGAGCTTCATGGACTCCAGCCCTGATCGCTGCAGGACCTGTGCTGTGGTTGGGAATTCAGTTAATTTGCTGGGGTCTCACTATGGACCCCTCATTGACTTTCATGATGTCATCATGAGGTAAATTATGCCAGTGTACCCTTCCTGCCCCCTGTGGATGCTGTTGTAGGGTAGTGTTATGCAAGCGGACAGCTCCCTCTAGGCTCGGGTGTGTATGCACTCGGGTAGCCAACACGCGTCAGTAATGTTATGTGCCAGCTCGTTAATGCATGTTACTAAGAGACACAGCCCGACTCCGTGTATTATTCTATTCTCCTGGACTTGCAACAGATGCTGGACTAGATTCCCTGCATGTCTCTCATTAAAGATTAAGTCCATCAgaccagtgccgtgttccaatacccgtacttccatgagtatacttaaaggaagtatactatccgtactatctactacgttaatttttcagatgtgagtgctgttccaaatcgagtaggcctactccgtggtgcaccaaccggaaattacgatcacgacagCCGCCGTGGCTGTCATGATCTGTCGTAGGCTTGCCGTGGCTGTCGTAGGCTTTGatagcctagcagctataaaagctataaaaactataacaactacaaaatgactctattaatgcaggctatgtggaaaatgcaacgactttggctcagccttgcttccgcctcttccgctacgtaactaagatggctgccgttgagtacggaaagtgtccttcgatccacacttcacgattagcccgttttgagtacgacatccgggtccttgaagtatacttttCGCCAGATCTTAATTGGCTAGtgagtacggacagtacgggtattggaacacggtcAGCCGCCATTGATGAGCTAAATAACTGTTTGTAGCTTTATAACTACATAAAGTCCCTCCCATATAAATTATACTATGTAATTTTCCTTGATTGTACAATCTAGGTTCAACACAGCTCGTATTGTGGGCTACGAAGGGGACGTCGGGAACAAAACGACTCTCCACATCATGTACCCAGAGAGCTCTGTGGATTTGGATGACCACACACATCTCATGCTATTTCCCTTCAAAATAAGGGACCTTGAGTGGCTAATCAGCGCTTTCACCACAAAATCTGTGAAAAGGTACGTTCAGTCAACAgaatatataaaataacaacaacaacatatgtTTAAATGCTAGCTAGGTAATGTCTAAATTTCCGAAAAAGGGATCGCTTCAAGTTGCACCGACTTTACAAGTCTTTGATTATGCACCGTCCCATTTTAGACCACATTTATCCCTTTTCtattaacagaaaaaaaaaaatgttatctGTGATGGCGCGGTGAAATTGgtttcatatattttatatacatatgtaaACATTGTGTATAGTTAGGCTAATTCATATTCAAGGGCTTCTATTTTGTAATAGCTCACTTGTTTTTATAGATATCAACACCAAACCACTTCTGATGTGTTCATTAACTCATAGGGGAGTTCCCCCAACCCTTTGTTTTAAAGAAAAACCTTTTAATTTAACAAAAAGGCATACGTAAACATTGTGTATTGTTAGGCTAATTCATAttcaaggcttttattttgtaatagctCACTTGTTTTTATAGACATCAACACCAAACCACTTCTGATGTGTTCATTAACTTATTGGGGAGTTCCCACAACCCtttgttttaaagaaaatacttttaatagaaaaaaaaggcaaaagtaGTCAGTGCATATATCATATttaaggcttttattttgtaatagctCACTTGTTTTTATAGATATCAACACCAAACCACGTCTGATGCGTTTATGAACTCATTATGAACTCACTAAGACTGACATTTCACAAGCCTGTGAAATGTCAGTCTTAGTTTTCTGTACAAATTAATACCATCCTGGAGGAAATTGGTGCGGTTTTCGTGACACTAttacagataggcctacatcccCGGAAAATAGACGAATGTCGAACATAAAACCTATCTGGGCGGTGAAACACACAAATTCAATTGTGTCTGGAAATTATGTTAGCTTCATTAGTATCTCCAAACAGTTTTTTTACAATGAACATTTTCAGAACTCAGGGAACATAAATTATCCTCATGGAAATAtcccaaatgtgtttgttttgtgaagataaaaaaaaaattcactttCTAAACGTGTTTTTCGATCAACTGAAGTCTGAGCCCCACAGATATAATTAGTGGTTGTGATCATTTTGCTGGAATCTAGTTTTAAGTATGTTCGACAAAATAATTTCTCCTGTACCAACTCCAATGtaattgttttatgtttgttttaccACAGCACATACAAACAGGTGAAATCAACAGTCAAAGCGAATCAGGGTTTGGTGGGTATTAAGTGATTTTGCAACTTGCCACATAGTGGTGACCTTTTCTAGTTGTTTTCTAGTTGTGAAAGGTATGTCAATGTAATGCCATTCGCAGAGGCTGAATCTGAGCTCCTTATGCACCCAGGTAAAGGTTCTCCATCCTGGATTTATCCAATATGTCCATGAAAACTGGctgggaaaaaaaggaaagtatCCATCCACTGGCTTCATGGGTGTGGTGCTTGCAATGCACATTTGTGATGAGGTAGGTCAAATGGAAACATAAGCATACATTAATTAGCGTTGTTGCAATGCAAGCAAAAATACTGTTATCAAGTGTATGTAATTATTATAATCATTAGTATTGTACCTTCCTTTTTACGTTATTATATCCTCCGAATTTATTTTTGGATGTGCACCAAACCCCTACCAAAAAGTCGGGCACATACCAACCCATGCAGATTTTCTTTTcaatgaatattaatatttaatattaaaaaaaaaaaatcggcaaAAACACTAAAATCAACCACTCCAAACCTGAACATCTGAGAGTTGTCAAATTGAATTAGCATATGTGGACAGGATATATTGACGTCTATTGACCTACTATAATCACTTGGGGCGATAAAGTGGTCAAACTTAAACAGCTGTGAGCCATTCCCTTATTATAAAAATATCTGAAACTTGGTATCTGGACCTTATTTGACGTGCTGAATCCTTTTGCAATTGGGGACCCATAATGTCAGTTTTGGAGTTGTCAAATTAAACTAGCATATGTGGACAGGATGTATTGACGTCTCCAGAAAGTATTGACTTACTATAACCACTTGGGGCGATACAGTATATAGTGGTCAAACATAAATGGCTGTGAGCCATTCCCCTTTTATAAAAATGTCTGAAACTTGGTATCTGGACCTTATTTGACGTGCTGAATCCTTTTGCAATTGGGGACCCATAATGTCAGTTttggaaaaaaattaaaaagtcgTGAAACCGACCTGCAAGCCCAAATGATGAACCACAAGGTCAAAGTACTCATTAGTAATGCCCAACCTTATGGTAATATGTGCTTGCTCATTAGCCATGACCAGTTGGTGCAAAAGACATGCGGCGACATGTCTAGTTCACTATTATATTCTCTATGATAGTGAACAGCTTCGTGTCTGATTTTTCCAGGTCAATGTATTTGGATTTGGAGCAGACAAGGATGGAAACTGGAACCACTACTGGGAGTCGTTTGGAAGACAATTTGGAACTGGACAGCATGGTGGAGGGGAAGAGTACAAACTTATTCTGCAACTTGCAGAAAGGCAAAAACTGAACTTCTATAAAGGGTTTTGAATGTTTTCTGTCCCTCTTACAAAATGGTCATGGTAGTAGTGGATCCTGACCTTAAACATTTACTGCCAACCTcacatctttctttcttttttttagacTCCACTAGTAAGGGGTGTGATGATTTGAGATCAAACATTGACACAGCTCTGTGGTAAAGCTTTGTTATCACTTGTTAAGCAGTTTTCCCAAACTGTGGAGTGAGCTTGGGACCTGGGGTCTCTTATGGCCCTGACACACCATTCCAACTGCCGATCGCCGATTCAACATGTGCAATCGGCTGAAAAGAACCCAGACGGGCTGGAAAAGATCACCGACGGCTTTAACGACAGCCGATCGCAcagcacacaccaaacagagtCAGGTAACCGAGCTCGCCTGACTGGCCGGCGACGACCGATAATCTGGTTGGTGTGTCAGGGCCTTTATTTAAAAGAGGGCCTCAAGGACAATTTCATGGCTTCAGATCTACAAGAAGTGATGCAAAAGACGTTGAGAGGATAGTGTAAACTAAACTATTTACTAGGGTTAGGGGGGCCTGGTGGATCTCTTCTCTCTGGAGTCTCTCTTTTTTGGGCGCTGTCTTTCCCTCCTCTAGCTCAGCCTTTCTCAAACTTTTTTCAGCCAGGGCACCTTTCAAAAGTGCATAAAATCTCAAGGCACCCCAGTGTAAAATATGATTAAAAACGACACTGCATAGCCTAAACGTAAATGCAAATGTCCTGTTTATTTAGACAGGACAGTAATGAACAGAGCATAATACAActgtaaatattaataataataacaacttcaTAGCAACTTTATAGCACCTTTAAAAACACAGGtttacaaagtgcttcacaaaacAATAAATCAGAGACACAAATGCCATAAAACCATAAGAGGTGGACCGCCCAAGCTATACAGCAACACAGGCAATACAAGAACCCAACAAATTGAGACCAGGAGAACTCAAatgaaggcaaggcaaggcaactttatttatatagcacttttcatacacaaggcagactcaaagtctGAAAATGAAGTGCAGAGATAGCAGGAATGTTTTTCCATCATAGTGCTTGTTTCCATCCGTGCcatacgcgcacgcacacacacacacacacacacacacacacacacacacacacacacacacacacacacacacacacacacacacacacacacacacacactgaggctcCATTTCACAGTCAATCATGTCTAGTTCTTGTGgggcttttctttttaaaaaacgATCCATGATGCTTGTTCCTTGCTCTttgtgaaatgtatttaaataaaattaaatgatAAAACAATGTGCTGTGTGCTGCGCTGTCACGCTGACACCGGTGGGGACGTCACGTTACGTGAGACAGATTTTTATGGttaattttatatatttgtttaacgAAAATTACTTTACAATTTTATTAATCCATTCATATGTAAGAaagaatgtatttatgtattcaatATATCCATATATGTCATATATGAAAtgtcagattttttttatttatttttatttattttatttaaattaaatgtcaGAATACGTAATTTTTTGGCGGCACCCCTGACACGGGGCACCCCAGGGTGCCGCGGCACCCACTTTGAGAAAGGCTGCTCTAGCTGACAAATAAGACTCTCTAGGAGAGCTCtactttatattttttaaaacaagttTTGAAGTATTGAATGATACCAAGCCTGTTAATGCTGCCGTCTTGctgtcaaacaaacaaaagctgAGCTGGTCCGCAGATCATTTGTTTCTCCGGTTTCGCCAGagaggtttatttgtttttctagCCTCACCTTGTGATTCCTAAATTACTCTCCAAGCCAGGCTTGTTAATCAGGAACGCCCATGTATGGCATCAGCAGACGATGACGTAATAATTTATTGCCGTTCTTTCCATGGTCATCAACAACTTGTTCTTCCACATACTTGTGGCAAACTGGCAAACATTTCACCCAGTTTTCCTATTCCTttaacctcccctccctcatccATAAGTGAACAACCAGTTTACCCAATCCCTCTAACCTTGACTAAGTTACCCCTGCCCCTTGGTAGATACCCTTTCCATTCCTTTCACAACATCTTCTAACCATTAGGCGGTCTCGACCTCATCAGCTTAATTATATTGTACGAGGAATATCAGTCCATACTGGTGGCACAGAACATCGGATGATCTTTTTACGAAGGAGACTCTCCAAAGACATGTTTTTTCCAATGCTTATCTCACTCATATatgcatagatacatacatatacatatatacaaacatatacacatagaTATAAAAAtagacacatgcatacataatatatgtttatgtatatgtatatatatacatatataatatatgtttatgtatatgtatatatatgtttggcAAGATGATTATAATCCTTATATAAGTACAATTCTCCCACATGTGCACATGCCTTGTATAATAAAAATTCTCCCGATTGTGCAGCCTAATCTGTTGTTATCATTCATCAAGGTGTTATTCTCAGTAGCAGATGATGTTATCGCAACCTGTCACCCTCTATCCCCCTTTGTGTTAAAAGAATGACATTCTctgtgtgggattgtgtgtgggttggtttgTTTTGGCAGCCTCACCTGGTACAGTATGCATACTTACGCCAAGTTGAAGGTTCAAAGGTTCAAAGGTTTTTATTCGCCATTTGTGCATAAACCAGACAGTTCATACACATTGGAATTCTTGTGCAGGGCTTCCCAAGTCGAGTACAGAATTaatacagagatagagagagagagagggagagagggagagagggggagagagagagagagagagagagagagagagagagagagagagagagagagagagagagagagagagagagagagaggggggggggcacaataaatagtaataataaaaaatatataaagtttTAAGAATTGAGATAAGGACAAATTTCAATTTAAATAGTAGTTTAGGTAAAGTACAATTCTATACTACATCAGTGCGGTTAgttttattactttttttttgctaACAAATTGAAGAGGGTGGGACAAAGCGCAGAAGGCATCTGATCCGATCATTCATTTTTTGATTGGCGCTGGTGTGGAACACACGCTGCTGTCCACAAGTTGGCCCTTCAGCGCTTCCATTCTGCCTGGTGATACCTGGTGGCCAAGCGCTTGTACGTCTGTCATCCAGGGCAGTCTCAAAGACCCCATTAGTCGACCTCTGAGCGGCTGTTGTCTTGCTGAACGCTAGCGTACGTGCAAAGCATTTATATGCAGAGTATGTATTTGCAAATATTTATTCGATAGACAGCAAATGCAGATATTTATTTGTGTACAGAAATGAGTGTAATGTGCTATGCTCAAGTAAATCTACGTGGACTTGGTTGAGTGCCCTTTCATTTGGTCCCCATTTTGTCCTGTTTTTGCCTAGCTTGGAAGCTAGACTtaccctctttttttttaacataatttTTTTGTTTCAATAATTGCATGACGATGTTTCTAtgtgtgaagcactttgagtctatACCTCGAGAaagaataatatataaataaagttgccctGCCTTCACTTGCGAAATCCCGGTCTGTACTGCTTTAGTTGGCTTTatgttccctttttttttttttttttacagttgcAATGagctttaaaggcacccagtgcaactttatgtaaacattcaatgaaaaataaacattcaatttctagtcttttttacacgtagtaagtttcaataactccataccattacatatcgacattcaatgagcaaagatgagacgtcgttgtgtggtgagaactgatagaaaatcgtaaacaacaacaatcgccggtggggagaagccatttttccattgactggaagcctgctttatttattgtaggttacaaaaaataaagaaaatggtggcattgttgttgttatcgattttctatcagttctcaccacacaacgacgtctcatctttgctgcttgaatgtcggtatgtaatggtatggagttattgaaacttactacgtgtaaaaaagactagaaattgaatgtttatttttaagcctcgaaagttgcactgggtgcctttaacataTTCTTTGAAACAAACCATCAGTTCACCATTTTCTTCAAACAAATTGCCCCTGGTGGGATTACTAAAGTTGTTTTTATTGTGCTGTATTAATAAGTAAGTGTGTAAAAATCTATTTGTTTAAGGTTGACATTGCAAACAGATGGGTGAATTGCCCATCTATTAGCAGAATAAGAGTCTGTTGCATACAGTTTTACAACGAGTGCACTCAACACGAAGGAACCAAAGTTCAAACCGATATCTGCTAACGCTGACTTTCTTAAAAATTTTAAGTAAGATGACAACCAAAAGTCAAATGACTACTTTAGTGAGAGTAGTTAGTGTGGTGGTAGTGATAGAGGTGGGGTTGCTGATTGTTGCAAAGGGGTggtacacacgcaaacacaaaaacacacacacacacattatatatatgGTAATTATATATATGGTAATTAATACGTTATATTAATTACCACCTTATTATTAGTTTGAACAAAGATAAAAGTTTGAATAAAGTGTAACAACTGTGAATATAAGTGTAATTGTGTATAAGAGGATTAAAAAAGATTGAATAGCTTAACTTAATTGGAGTTGAGACAAGAGTCAAAAAGTAATGTACTATTGGGGTTGAATTATGTGTaagactgatccatccagcatacaactaggtggacacacccacttatGATGTCTCTAAGAGGAAGTTTGATATAATTTTATCATGGTATTTTAGAGCCCCAATATAATGGCAAACACGACTGAAGATAACAAGAAAGGTAAGGCATAATTTGTCGTTGTATTGTCACTTTTCTTTTGCATCTAGTTCATCGAGATTAGCTCACAGAATTATGAGGCCTATATTAATGGACAACGCGGAGCATCAGCTTTTGTAAGACATATTGTTTGTGTTGATAGCATATCGTGAAATATATCTATTTCAAGCAAATTGCTTTTAGCGTCTACCAGAAGCAGAAACACAGCCATGTATGAAGAACCTTGACACTAGCCATCGACTCGTTCTCTAAAACCTGGACTTCAGTTGAACACGATCAGGATCAGTAGAAGTAGAGGGAATGAGTTTAGTCTCAAGTCAAAAAAATTGGGTTGACATCATCAAGCTCTCAGCAGGGCTCAACGGAAGTCAATGAGACCATCTGAAAATATACCAAACAGGTATTGTAAATGGtataaatatgatatatatacagtatataaatgATATTGTCCTAATTGGCCTAAGCTTGTTGGAGTTAGTGGGGTACAGCATCTTGTAGTGGGATTTCTGCGAGAGCTAGGGAGGACATGCTTGGGTGGTCTGTCCATCACTGCACAACTTCACAGTACATGTCATCAGGACGTCACTAATGTCATCTGGGGTCAGGGCTCAGATCTGGTGCCTTGTCTGTGATGTTTTGAATGAATGGACACCAGCCGGAAATTCAATAGGTTCCTTATAACTGAATGAGACACCAAGGAAGAGGCAGGATGCACTAAACCAGCACCACAAGGTTACCAAAGCTCAAAGGTGTGCAATACGGTGTAAAAAAGTACTCATTAGTAATGCCCAACCTTATGGTAATATGTGCTTGCTCATTAGCCGTGACCAGTTGGTTCAAAATACATGCGGCGACAAGCCGCGGCATGGTCTAGTTCACTTTTATATTCTCTATAATAGTGAACAGCTTCGTGTCTGCAACTTGCAGAAAGGCAAAAACTGAACTTCTATAAAGGGTTTTGAATGATTTTTGTCCCTCTGACACAATGGTTGTGGTAGTCGTACATGAGGACCCTGAATTTAAACATTTACTAGCAACTTcacatctttctttctttttccaaAAGTAAGGGGTGTGATTATTTGGAATCAATCATTGACACAGCACAGTGGTACATTTTTGGGCTCATTTTGTTGGTGTTTTTTTGTCACTTGTTAAGCAGTTTGTCAAACTGTGGAGTGAGCTTGAGACCTGGGGTCTTTTATGGCCTTGACACACCATTCCACCCCATTCCGCCGATCGCCGATTCAACATGTGCAATCGGCGGAAAATAACCCGGACGGGCTGGAAAAGATCACGACAGCTTTGACAACGGCCGATCGCAcagcacacaccaaacagactCAGGTAACCGAGCTCGCCTGACTGGCCGGCGACGACCGATAATCTGGTTGGTGTGTCAGGGCCTTTATATGAAAGATGGCCTCAAGGACAATTTCATGGCTTCAGATGTACAAGAAGTCATGCAAAAGACGTTGAGAGGATAGTGTAAACTACACTATTTACTAGGGTTGGGGGGGCCTGGTGgatctctcctctctggagtcTCTCTTTCTTGGGCGCCGTCTTTCCCTCCTCTAGCTGACAAATAAGACTCACTAGGAGAGCTCGacttaatatatttaaaaacagGTTTTGAAGTATTGAATGATTCACCAAAAGCAGGTGTATTTGTTTTTCTAGCCTCACCTTGTGATTCCGAAAATAAGCTCCAAGCCAGGCTTATTAATCATGCACGCCCATGTATGGCATCAGCAGACGATGCAATAATGATTTAGTGCCGTTCTTTTCATGGTCATCAGCACCTTGTTCTTCCACATACTTGTGGCAAACTGGCAAACATTTCACCCAGTTTTCCCATTCCTttaacctcccctccctcatccATAAGTGAACAACCAGTTTACCCATCCCTCTAACCTTGACTAAGTTACCCATGCCCCTTGGTAGATACCCTTTTCCATTCCTTTCACAACATCTTCTAACCATTAGGCATGGTCAGCTTGATTATATTG
Coding sequences:
- the LOC130379792 gene encoding CMP-N-acetylneuraminate-beta-galactosamide-alpha-2,3-sialyltransferase 1-like, producing the protein MASRTRRYTILFMSGIMCVLVLYQTDTMDKRLWTSFTESSSQWWYSLRLEGLRPCTCNRCAMHDDDPWFTKRFNASLNPFLTQDNALSEHDFRWWKTLPYGNKPFLSYRVAELKVFEIFPEQESFMDSSPDRCRTCAVVGNSVNLLGSHYGPLIDFHDVIMRFNTARIVGYEGDVGNKTTLHIMYPESSVDLDDHTHLMLFPFKIRDLEWLISAFTTKSVKSTYKQVKSTVKANQGLVKVLHPGFIQYVHENWLGKKGKYPSTGFMGVVLAMHICDEVNVFGFGADKDGNWNHYWESFGRQFGTGQHGGGEEYKLILQLAERQKLNFYKGF